The genomic segment GAAGTCTACTCGCTAGCAATGATAGCTAATGAAATGGGAATGGATCCAAAATTACTACATATAATAGGAATAGATATTAACTCTCAAGCTATAAAACAAGCCAACTCTGGTGTTTATAACGATAGAAATTTACATAGACTTAATGATTTTCAAAAAAATAAGTTTTTTGAGCTGCAAAACGATAAGTATAGTATCAAAAAACACAACTTAGCAAAATGTGAATTTAAAGTGTTAAATGTATTTGATGATTCTATATTTAATATAGGGAAATTTGATATTATCTTATCAAGAAATATGATGATTTATTTTGATGATAATTTTAGATTAAAATGTATAGAAAGACTACATAAGATACTAAAAGATGATGGTAGGTTATATACAGGTCATGCTGATTTGATACCTTATACCTCGATATATAAAAAGAAATTTGGTAATGGAGTTACTTTTTACGAGAAAGACTAACCTTACATCTAGACTGCATTAGTCGCAGTCTAGAATATTTTCTTTTTTTGATTTTATCCATTGTGTTAAAAATACAAATCCGTAAATAATAGCGCAAATAATATAACTAATATATTCATTAGGTATTATTAAACACTTAGCACATATATTTAGAACAAGTGCTAAAGAAACAACTGGTATAAGCAATAATCTTTCCCATATTCTAAGATTTACAATAAAACAACCTTGTAACAAAGATGAAAAAGCAAACATTCCAACAAATACCATAGTAAAAACAACAACTATCTCAATAGGATTACTCAACCAGACAATACTTTTTGTATAACAAGGATTTAATGGATCAGCTGATTCAATCAATAATAATTTATTATTAAAGAAAAAAAGGTAAAATAGCAGTTTTTAAATCATAAAAAAATCCCTGAACTCCAACTATAACTGGATTTGTTTTGCTATGCCAGTGGCCACATAAGCTGCTATACCAACAGGGTATCTTCAGCTAAAATACCAAAATAAAATACAAACAAATGAACAGCAATGACTGGAATCAAAAATCCATTTTAGCAGCAAGTAAAAGTATAACGGGAGCTACCAAACTAGATACAGCTATATAATTTGCTATTGTTGAAAGACTCATGCCAAGCAACAAAGATATTAAAGCAGTTAAAAATAAAATAAGTATTATGTTATATCCTACCAACTGTTCAACCACCTCAGATAAAACCTGAGCAAGGTCAGTAAGCGATATAGAGCCAACTTATAATACCAGTCAAAGCTGTGACCGCAACTATAGTAGTCAATTTTAGTAGCTGCAACTATAGCCAAAAATATTACTAAAGCCTATAGATATATCTTATATACCTACCTTTTCTTCCATGGTAAGTTTTTTTACTGGTTCTTGAAAAATCATTATCAAAAACAATAACAAAATAGCATTAAAATAGGAAGTATATAAAGAAGTCCACTTACAAATATTTTAAATTTTGATTGATATTCGTTATCCTTTATTCCTTTAAAACCAAGCTTACAACTTTCCAAATGTACTATAAAAAATAAAGATATATAACACGCAAAAGCAGAAATAATAACAGCTATCATAACATTTGTATAACTCATGCCTAAAAACTCAGCTATTATAAATGCCACCCCGCACCCATAGGGGCATAAGCTGGCCATTAAACACCTGCAGCGACCTCTATAGCACCGGATTTTACCCTTGTAAGTCTAGCTTTTTTCATCAAAAGTATAGTAAATATTCCAACTGTTACAACATTTGCAGTAGAGCTTCCACTAACTATATTTGTAAGACCACTAGCTACAACAGATGCTTTTATTATATCTCCTTAAAACGACCAAGTAAAGCAAACGCTACATTTATAAAATACTGACCTATTCCAATCCTTTCAAGTAAAGATCCAAAAAGAACAAAAAGATATATAAAACTTACACTAACACCCATAGGAACACCAAAAACACCCTCTGTTGTTAAAAACATATGTCCCACAGCAAGCTTTTATATACTAGCACCTTGGTGCGATATAAGATCACGCATATACTGACCAAAATAATCATACATTAATATACCACAAATAACTCTTCTTATAGCTTCTATAATCACAAAAAGCTATGCGGAGATAACCATATCTCTTTGCAAATAATCACCAGGTCTAAAGTAAGACCATAAATCAACAGCTGGTTAAACAACACCTATACCAACCACAAATATCAAAATATCATAAAATGGCATTTTAAAATGTGCTTTTTTGTGTATTTTTATTAAGATAAAGTAAAAATATCAACACTATAGCAAAAGATAAATGTATAGAGTGAGAAATAGTAGTATTTTACGGAAAATAATCAACATATAGCTGAAAGACAGACCATAAAAAGCATATACTAATCACAAAATAATTAAAAAAACTAGAGTCAATTTCTCTAGTTTTAACCTCAACAAATTCTTCTTTTTCTGATGGATAACTAATGCCTATTCTTATACCTCTAATCAAATTTAAGTATAAGATTATATCAAAAAAGTTAAGTAGCTTATAATATATCAATATTAAGTAGAAAACACCCCCTGTAATAGAGGGTGTTTGGATGGATTATATTTTAGTACAAATTTTTCTTTTAAAATAAGCAAGAACGCTAACAAAAATCATTACGCTGATTATAATCCATATAAAGTTAGGAACAGGAAAACTATCGCCGGCAGCATAAGAGTGCATACCAGCTAAATAAAAGTTAACGCCAAAGTATGTCATAATAATAGACCAATAAGCAAACATAGATAAAACAGCAAAAACATATTGGCTATTTATTTTTGCAACAAATCTAATATGCAATACAGCAGCATACACAAGAATAGAAACTAAAGCCCACGTCTCTTTACTATCCCATCCCCAGTATCTTCCCCAGCTTTCGTTTGCCCATACACCACCAAGAAAGTTACCAAGTGTTAATAAACTTATACCAAGTATCATAGCCATCTCATTTATTCTTGTTGCTTCTGTTATATTTTTTAGAATTTGCGGATTTGGTTTTTTTGTATTTGATAGTCCTATTAATACTAAGACAAAAAATCCAAGTAATGCACAAAGACCTAAAAATCCATAGCTAGCAGTTATAACAGAAACATGTATTGTAAGCCAATAGCTTTGCAAAACAGGAACTAGGTTTGTGATTTGAGGATCCATCCAGCTAAGATGAGCAACAAATAATGTAACACCAGCTAAAATAGACGTTAACGCCATTGCTATAGGACTTTGTTTTGAAAAAATTATACCTGATAAACTTAATGCCCAAGCTATATAAACCATAGATTCATAAGCATTGCTCCAAGGAGCATGTTCTGATATATACCATCTTATACCAAGACCTATTGTATGAATTATAAAAGCTAAAATATTTAAATAATAAATTCCCTTAAAAATACCATTGATATTTGCACGAGGTATTAGCATTTTTAAAAATACAAATATCAACAATACAAATCCAGCTAATAAATATACAGGGGTAAGTCTATCAAATATATTAAGGCGATTAAACAATATCTCTGTATCCAGTCTTGTTTTTGAAGGTATTATCGCCGAACCATATTTTTGTTGATAATCACTTATAGCTTGAAGTGCTAAATCAGCTTTTGACCAGTCATTACTAACAATAGCTTCATCAACAGAAACAAAATAATCTTTCATCATATTTGCTATCTCATTTGCTTCAGTCATAGGCATACTAATGAGTGCTGAGTTTGGTGCATACCAAGTATTTGATGGATCATCTTGTTTTGGGAAAATTTTAAACATTTCGCCAGTAAATACCATGTAAAAGACATTTAATCTCTCATCTATTTTAATAACATCTTTATCAAAAGTACCCCTTGAACCAGGATGCTTTCTATTTGCCACATCAGCATATCTTGTAAGTTTATACTCACTACTATCATCTTTTAGAATAAAAAAGTCATTAAAATTTGCATATTTTTGTTTTTCATCTACACCAAGAACTTTTTTAACCTCTTTGTTTGTTCCGATAGAAATTATATTTTCTTGTCTCCAATAAGGTGGATCAACCATTATAGATAAAACAACTTGATTTGAGTTCAAAGAGCCTATATTATTGCTTCTATGAATTTTATTTAAAACCTCTTTACTTACAGTATCAAAAGGCTTCATTCTTCCATCTTGACTTTGAACTAGCAATCTTCCTAATTTTTCAGCATGCTCTTTACTGATATTTGGTAAAAAGTCAGCAGCATTAACACTTGTTGTATTTAAAGCAAAACAGGTAAAAAATACAAAAATAGCTGTCTTTTTTATAGAGTCTTGATTTATCAATCTAGCAAGTTTCATAAATCTTGAGTTTGGATTTATGATATTTAACAAGAGTCCTAAACCAAGTAAAAAATAACTAATATAAGTAGGTATTTTACCTGGGTCTTTATTTACAGAAAGAATAGTTCCACGCTCATCCATATCATATGAACTCTGGAAAAATCTATATCCAGCATAATCAAGAACATGGTTCATATAAATTCTATAATCAAATTCTTTGTTGTTAGGATCTTTTACTACAACATCACTAGCATAACTCATAGGTGAGTTTGAACCAGGATATCTTTTGAGTTCAAAATCTTTAAGATACAGGCTAAAAGGTAATTTAATCTGTTGAAAACCCCATGAAGCACTAAACACTTGAGTGCCTATGATAGCCTTAGCTGGCTCTATTAGATTGTGAAAAAGAACCATCTCCTTATCTTCACCCTCATAGCTTAGATTTGCAATGATTGCATCAAACTCGCTATTTTTATCAGGAACCAATCTTCTAGCGGCACTAGAAGATAAAAACTTAGCAGAAAAATTAACATCGCCTGCTGTAAAAAGATTTAAAGTTTGCAAATCAACTTTTGTATCAGCAGGCACAGTTGTTTTTGCATTATCAGCCATAGAAAATTTTGAAATTTCTGTATTTGAAGTAATATAAAATTTATCATCTTTTAACTCAAATAATACATATTTTTGACCATCTTTTGGCGTAGCATTAAATAAAAAGCTAACATTTCCAGCTACAACTTCTTCTCCATCAAGCAAACTAACTTCTTCTCTTTCGCTTGCGTTAGAAAGAACTAACTCTATAACAGGTTTTCCGCCTTTTTCATCAACAAATTTATAACTAGCATTTGGAACATATTCTAAAAATTTAAGCTTAGCTTGTTTTCCTTCAAGATCAAGAGTCAGATCAAATCCACTCTTGCCAAGAACCTCAAGCTCACGCGGAATAGAAACAGAATAGTCCTTACCATTAAGTTTTGTTTCAAAGTTTATATAAGAACCTCTTGTAGTTATTATATTTGTCTCTGTATTTTCTCTAATATGAACATTGCCCTCAAAACCAAAATATCTAGTTATACCAGCTCCTAGTAAAATTCCTAAAAAACTCAAATGGAATAAAAAAGATGGTAATTTTTTTAAATTTATAAGCTTATATCTAAAGATATTATAAGCCAAATTTATACCAAGTAAAAGTTGAACGGCAGCAAACCAACCAGCGCCATAAACATAGCTCCAAGCCATTTGGGTAGATGTTTTGCTCTCTATAATCGTTGCAGCACCACTAGCAAAAGCAAAGATTATTAGCAAAATTATCATTGATCCCATACTAAAAAAATTCTTTAGAAACATTGTTAGCCTTTTTTTAAATATAATCATTTCAAAAAAATTATATACTATTTTTTTAAATGTAAGTTAAGTTTTTTAAATGATTTAAATTTACAATGTAAATTTAAATCAAATATTTACTTAAAAGCTATAAAACTCATAAAATTACCCCACTTAAAGATACTCTCAACTCTTTTAAATCCTGCCTTTAAAACTAGGGTCTTATTTTCTTCTTCGGTATACGGAATCAATACATTTTCAAGCGCTTCTCTTTTTTGAGAAATTTCATAACGAGAATAGCCTTGATTTTGCTTATAATTTTCATATACCTCAATCATCTGTTTTGCAAATTTCTTATCTTCATAAATAATTTTTTCACTAAAAATAAAAATTCCATTATCATTTAAACCATTATATATATTTTTTACAAGTGTTTCTCTTTTTATTGGTCTTATAAACTGCAATGTATAATTTAACAAAACGGCATCAAAATTATTAAGCTCATATTCTAATATATCACACACTTTAAGTTCAATTCCAGCACCATAAGCTTTTGATTTTTGTGATGCAAGTTGTATCATAGCATCTGAATTATCAACACCAAACAATCTTAAATCATCTCTTAAATTATAAATAGATATCAAGCTTGTCGCAGTTGAACAACCAAGATCTATTAGCTTTGCATTACTTGGTAAAAGTTTAGATAAAATATCAGCTATAAGACTCAAAGAAACATCATAAAACGGAACACTCCTACCAATCATATCATCAAAAACACTAGCAACAGATGAATCAAACTCAAACTGCTTATCTATCGGTTGTGTAAAAATTTTATCTTTCATATATAAACCTATAATGATAATTTACAAGCAAGAGATATTATTCTAGCATTATTTATATCTTCTTGTATTGCTTTTTTTAGCTCTTCTAAGCTTTCAAATTTAATATTATTTCTTAATTTTGATATAAAATAAACGGAAACTTTTTTTGGAGCATGTTTTATATTTTCATCCAAAATATGAGTTTCTAAGCTAAACTTACCATCAGTACTAAGCCTATCTCCTATAAATGTTACAGAGCCAAATATCTTATTTCCTATTTTTGTCTTAGTGGCATACACGCCATCACTAGGTAACACATAGCCCAAATCCCTTAAATTTAGTGTAGCTACAAGTTTTTTAGAGCCTATACCTTGACCACTTATAACTTCGCCCTCTATTGAATATTCGCGACCCAAAAACATATTTGCTCTTTGTATACTACCTTTTTTTATAAGTTCTCTAATAATAGAACTATGAACACCGATACCATCAAAACAATATTCATCAACGATGACAACTTCGCCATCAAACATATCTTTTAGATCATACCTATTCCAAGCTCTATCTTTTCCAAATCTAAAGTCAAATCCAACAACAATTTTATTTAAATGCTTAAAATCTTTTTTTAAAAGCTTTATAAAATCATAACCAGAAAGAGATTTTATATCTTCAAATTCATACAAAAAACAGGGATAATTAGAATACTCAGCCCTTTTTAGCCTTGGCGTTATATTTGCAAAATTCTTATCTATAACGACAAGTCCGCCATATTCGCCAAGATGTTTTAAAAGCTCTTTGTGACCTTTGTGAATTCCATCAAAATGGCCAATTGCGACCGCAGTTATATTATCTTTTGTTAAAAGCGTAGAAAAATTCGGCATTTCCTTCCTTTCCCTTTAACTCACACTCTTTTGTTTCAATAAGTATCCAGCCTAATTTTGCACATTCTAGTTCAAAATTTTTCATAACAAGACCTATAGATTTTTTATCTACAACAACTCCTTTTTTGTTTCTCTTAACACTTTTACCAACTTCATATTGTGGTTTAAACAATAAAACAGCAGTTGAACCCTCATACATAAATCTATCAATATCTTTTAAAATTTGCAAGATAGATATAAAAGAAACATCGCAGGTTATAATATCAAATTTATCATTATTTTTAAACTCTCTAATGTCAGTTTCTTCATAAATTTCAACACGACCATCATCTCTTAGGCTTTTATCAAGCTGATCTTTACCTACATCAATTCCAACGACTTTATCGATGCCATTTTCAAGTAAAATTTGCATAAAACCGCCCGTAGAGCTTCCTATATCAAGAGCATTTTTACCTTTTAAATCCAAGTTAAGATACCTTAAAAAACTTTTAAGTTTCAAAGCCCCACGACCAACATAAATTTTATCTAAAAGCTTAATATCAGCATCTTCTATCTCAAAAGCAGGTTTTGATAAAATTTCACCATCAAACATAACTTTTGAGTTTTTTATAAGCTCACTTGCCTTATTTCTACTTATATCAAGCTTTGTTGCCACAAAAATATCAGCTCTCATTTATCATGCTTTCTAATTCTTCTTCTGATATGACCTTAACCCCTAAGCTTAGTGCTTTTTCAAGCTTACTTCCAGCTTCCAACCCAGCCAATACAAAATCAGTTTTTTTAGACACAGAACCCGAAACCCTTGCACCAAAACTTTGCAACATATCTTTTATCTCATCTCTTGATTTACTAAGAGTTCCCGTTATAACAAAAGTTTTATCTGTAATCAAACTTTGCTTTACTTCGCTAACTACAGCTTTTGGACTTACTATGCTTATTAAATTTATTATCGTTTCTTTATTAATTTGAATAAATTCAATAAAACTTTTACTCATTTCATCACCGAAACCATCAAGCAAAACAACATCTTCATAACTAACATTTAACCAATTATCACCAAAAGCCAAAGCTATCTTTTTAGCAGCTACTTCACCTATATGCTCACACCCTAGCCCATTTATAAACCTTGAAAGATCACAATTTTTACTATTTTCAATAGCATTTAATAAATTTTTTACCTTCTTGTCTTTAAAGCCTTCAAGACAAATTAAATCTTCATATTTAAGATGATAAATATCTGTTATATTTTTTATTAGACTTTTTTCAAAAAGCAAATTTACTATCGCATCTCCAAGACCATCTATGTTTAGACATTTTTTTGAAGCATAATATATAATTGAGTTTATAACCCTTGCTTTACATTCTAGATTTTGACACTTTACAAAAACACCTTCATCAAGCAAGCGAGAGCCACATTCAGGACAATACTTAGGGCGCTCTATCACAAGCTCCGAGCCATCTCTTCTATCTTTATAAACACCCGTTATCTTTGGTATTACATCGCCTGAACGAATTATACTAACATAATCATTTTTCATAACACCAAGTCTTTGTATCTCATCAAAATTATGAAGTGTTGCTGATTTTACCCTAGCACCATCTATCACAACCTCATCTAAAACACCGACAGGTGTAACAACACCACTTCTTCCAACCTGAAAAGACACATCTATAAGCCTAGTAGTTTTTTGTATAGCTGGAAATTTAAAAGCAACCATAAATTTTGGAAATTTAACAGTATAGCCAAGCTCATTTGAGCCATCAAGTTCATCAACTCTAACAACCATACCATCCATTAAAATCGGCTTTTCATCTCTTAAACCCAAAAGCTCTTCATAACACTCATAAATTTCATCAACATTATAAACAATCTTAAAAAAATCATCAAAATAAAATCCAAGTTTTTTTACAAAGTTCATTATTTCACTATGTTTTTTAAACTCTAATTCATGTTCTCCAACACCCCAAGGTACAAATAAAAGTCTTCTACTAGCAGTTATCTTACTATCAAGTTGTCTTAAACTTCCAGCAGCGGCATTTCTTGGATTTGATAAAAGCTGTTCTGAGTTTTTTGCCCTTTGCTCATTCAAAGCATCAAAATCAGATTTTTTTATAACAACCTCGCCTCTTATCTCTATCTTGTCTTTATAATCAATACTTAAAGGGATACTTTTTATAACCTTTGCATTTTGTGTTACATCTTCTCCAACAAGTCCATCGCCTCTTGTTATAGCCTTAACCAAAACTCCATTTTCATAAAGCAAATTTAAACTTGCTCCATCAAATTTTGGCTCAACCACAAAGCTAAATCTACTCTTATCCCCTCTTTTTAACCAAGCAATAAGTTCATCTTTACTAAAAATATCTTCCATACTCCACATTTGTTTTATATGGCTTGCCTTGCTAAATTTATCACTTATCTCTCCGCCTATTTTATTTGTTGGCGAAAAGATAGAAACCTTACTTGGATTTTGTCTTTCATATTCAAGCACCTTGTGATAAAGCTCATCATACTCTTCATCACTTGCTATTGGCTTATCATCCGTATAATATGCCTTAGCCCATTTGTTTAAAACTTCAATAGCTTTTTCATACTCATTTTGATTTGATATTTTTACCATAAATTTACACTCTCCATTGCTAAATGCATTGCAAAAAGCTGCTTGTGTTCTGCTACATCATGAGTTCTAATAACGCGAGCACCATTTTCAAATGATTTTAGATGAAGATACAAACTACCACTAAGCCTATCTTTAACTTCACTTGTATAATAATGATTTATAACTGATTTTCTACTAGCACCAACAAGCAATGGATAGCCAAAATGAGTAAAATGCTCTAAATGCTTCATTAAAAGCAGATTGTGTTCTGGTGTCTTACCAAAGCCTATCCCAACATCTAAAAATATCTTTTTAGCACCATTATACAAAGCCTTATTTATTTTTTCTTCAAAAAAACTATCAATTTCTCTTATTAAATCATCATATTTGGGATTATTTTGCATAGTTTTTGGATCATTTTGCATATGCATCATACAAAACTCGGCATCATATTTACAGGCAAGTTTTGCTAATTCAGTATTTGACGTAATATCATTTATCATAACAAATCCGCGATCTAGTGCATATTCAAGACAATACTCATCAAAACTATCAAGGCTAAATTTTACTTTATCATATAATTTTTCTTTATATATAAGATCCACAACATCTTTAATACGTCTAAATTCCTCATCTCTTCCAGCATACTCACTTCCAGGTCTAGAACTAACACCGCCTATATCTATATAATCAGCCCCATCTTCAATAAATTTTAAAATTCTCTCTAAGCTATCTTCCATACTTATACGACTACTTGGATTAAAGCTATCCTCATTAATATTCAACACTCCCATTATTAGTGGTTTTTTGGGTTTGTTAAATTTTAAAGCTAAAAAGTTAGATAAGTTTTTAAGGCCAAAATCTTGCAATTTTTCTTTCTTGCAAAGTTGTTTTAATTGTGCATCAGTTCCTATAAGCAAGGCATTACTTGGTTCATCTTTTCCAAAAATAGTATTTTTATTGGTCACTAATTCGGCTCCGACACTCAATGCATCTTGTTTTAAGATATTTGCCGCCGGAGATTTAATATTTTTAATAAAAAAAAAGTTTATATTTGATTTTTTTTTCATCATATCTTGACCAGATAAGCTTGGAGATATTTGCTTACAAATTTCATCAAAATTTGATTCTTTATTTATTTTATAAATTGTCATTTTTCCAACCTTTAAATTTTATTTTTTACTTTTATTTAAAATATTTAATAAAAGTGGCGTTAATATACTATGAGCTTTTGAATTTAAAGAAGCTAAATTTACTATCTTATAAAAATAAGATAGCTCATCTTCACTAAATTTAAACCCAGCCTCTAATGCTTCTAAAATAATAACGCTTAAAATTTCTTTTAACTCATTTTTACCAAAACCATCACTACGTTCTTTTGTTTCTATTGTCTGTATAAAATTATAAATTTCTTTTAACTCTAACTGTCTAAGGTTTAACCCTGAGCTAATTTTTTTTCTTTTTTTATTTTTATATTCTACTATCAAACGAGAACAAATAGTAGGAAGCAAAGCATTTTTACTAGGTGCAACAATATAAAAAAATATATTTCTAGGCGGCTCTTCTATAACTTTTAGGAGTGAATTTTGAGCCTCTATGCGAAAACTCTTAGCCATCAAAACCAATAATTTATCTTGTTCTTCAGATATATAAGCTTCATTTATGACATTATTTGCATTTTCTATTAAAAAATCATCACTTATAAAAAATTTAACATTATGTTTTAATTCTATCTCAAGCTCATTTTTAATATCATTAAAGTCATCAGATATAATAATCTTACTACGCATTTTATAAGCTTAATTCAGCAAAAAGAGTCGCATCTATGCTTTTATCAAGCAAATTATACAAGCTTATAAGTTTTGTATCCAATTTATCATCACTCGAGCTAAGATAAAAGCTATTTTGAACTTGTTCATCAAAAAGCCACATATAACTATCATCATTTAACTTTGCAATTTGCGATTTTTTATCAGAACTTTTTCCAATATAAAAATAGACATATCCATTTGGAAAAACTATACTAAGCATATCTTCAAGTAACATTATCTGCTCTTTTGAACTAATGTCATCCAAAGATGGATATATTGATTTTAGGCTTACAAATGGTAGCAATGGACGAGCAGAATTTACACTATTGATTTTTTTCAAAAGGTATGTTTCAAACCACTCTCTATCATTATCAGTAAAAACAATAAAAGTTCGACCATTAAGCAAATATTTTAAGCGTGGGGCCAAAAGATTTGCCCACTCAACACGCTTTTCTTCCATCCAACTAAGTAAAAGACCTTCGGAGCGTATAGCATCCAAGGTCCATTTCATAAACTCTTGCATTATTTTTCTAACTGATAAGCATTATGCAAAACACGAACAGCTAGCTCTGCATACTTTTGATCTACTATAACAGAAAGTTTTATCTCGCTTGTAGAAATCATTTGTATATTAATACCCTCTTTTGCAAGTGTTTCAAATGCCAGACAAGCTATACCACTATGGCTTTTCATACCAACACCAACTATAGACACCTTAACGATTTGATCATCATATTCAATATGCTTTGCGGCAGCTAGAGTACTCATGGTTTGTTTGGTAAGCTCTAACTCATTTTGCGGAACTGTAAAACCCAAATTTGTAGTGCCGTCTTGTCCAACGTTTTGAATAATCATATCAACATTTATATTTTTTTCAGCCAAAACTGTAAAAATATCAGCAGCAATACCAGGTTTATCAACAACACCTCTTAAAGTAACCCTTGCTTGATTTTTATCCAAAGCTATACCACTTACCAAAACCGCTTCCATACTAACATCCTCTCCTGTTATCAAAGTCCCTTCGTTATGATTAAAACTATTTCTAGTTATAAGTTTTACATTTAATTTTTTTGCAAGTTCCACAGATCTATTTTGCAAAACTTTAGCCC from the Campylobacter pinnipediorum subsp. pinnipediorum genome contains:
- the ccsA gene encoding cytochrome c biogenesis protein CcsA; this encodes MIILLIIFAFASGAATIIESKTSTQMAWSYVYGAGWFAAVQLLLGINLAYNIFRYKLINLKKLPSFLFHLSFLGILLGAGITRYFGFEGNVHIRENTETNIITTRGSYINFETKLNGKDYSVSIPRELEVLGKSGFDLTLDLEGKQAKLKFLEYVPNASYKFVDEKGGKPVIELVLSNASEREEVSLLDGEEVVAGNVSFLFNATPKDGQKYVLFELKDDKFYITSNTEISKFSMADNAKTTVPADTKVDLQTLNLFTAGDVNFSAKFLSSSAARRLVPDKNSEFDAIIANLSYEGEDKEMVLFHNLIEPAKAIIGTQVFSASWGFQQIKLPFSLYLKDFELKRYPGSNSPMSYASDVVVKDPNNKEFDYRIYMNHVLDYAGYRFFQSSYDMDERGTILSVNKDPGKIPTYISYFLLGLGLLLNIINPNSRFMKLARLINQDSIKKTAIFVFFTCFALNTTSVNAADFLPNISKEHAEKLGRLLVQSQDGRMKPFDTVSKEVLNKIHRSNNIGSLNSNQVVLSIMVDPPYWRQENIISIGTNKEVKKVLGVDEKQKYANFNDFFILKDDSSEYKLTRYADVANRKHPGSRGTFDKDVIKIDERLNVFYMVFTGEMFKIFPKQDDPSNTWYAPNSALISMPMTEANEIANMMKDYFVSVDEAIVSNDWSKADLALQAISDYQQKYGSAIIPSKTRLDTEILFNRLNIFDRLTPVYLLAGFVLLIFVFLKMLIPRANINGIFKGIYYLNILAFIIHTIGLGIRWYISEHAPWSNAYESMVYIAWALSLSGIIFSKQSPIAMALTSILAGVTLFVAHLSWMDPQITNLVPVLQSYWLTIHVSVITASYGFLGLCALLGFFVLVLIGLSNTKKPNPQILKNITEATRINEMAMILGISLLTLGNFLGGVWANESWGRYWGWDSKETWALVSILVYAAVLHIRFVAKINSQYVFAVLSMFAYWSIIMTYFGVNFYLAGMHSYAAGDSFPVPNFIWIIISVMIFVSVLAYFKRKICTKI
- a CDS encoding TRAP transporter large permease subunit; the encoded protein is MIKASVVASGLTNIVSGSSTANVVTVGIFTILLMKKARLTRVKSGAIEVAAGV
- a CDS encoding bifunctional riboflavin kinase/FAD synthetase; its protein translation is MPNFSTLLTKDNITAVAIGHFDGIHKGHKELLKHLGEYGGLVVIDKNFANITPRLKRAEYSNYPCFLYEFEDIKSLSGYDFIKLLKKDFKHLNKIVVGFDFRFGKDRAWNRYDLKDMFDGEVVIVDEYCFDGIGVHSSIIRELIKKGSIQRANMFLGREYSIEGEVISGQGIGSKKLVATLNLRDLGYVLPSDGVYATKTKIGNKIFGSVTFIGDRLSTDGKFSLETHILDENIKHAPKKVSVYFISKLRNNIKFESLEELKKAIQEDINNARIISLACKLSL
- a CDS encoding TlyA family RNA methyltransferase, which gives rise to MRADIFVATKLDISRNKASELIKNSKVMFDGEILSKPAFEIEDADIKLLDKIYVGRGALKLKSFLRYLNLDLKGKNALDIGSSTGGFMQILLENGIDKVVGIDVGKDQLDKSLRDDGRVEIYEETDIREFKNNDKFDIITCDVSFISILQILKDIDRFMYEGSTAVLLFKPQYEVGKSVKRNKKGVVVDKKSIGLVMKNFELECAKLGWILIETKECELKGKEGNAEFFYAFNKR
- a CDS encoding TRAP transporter large permease subunit, encoding MAFIIAEFLGMSYTNVMIAVIISAFACYISLFFIVHLESCKLGFKGIKDNEYQSKFKIFVSGLLYILPILMLFCYCF
- a CDS encoding TRAP transporter large permease subunit → MFLTTEGVFGVPMGVSVSFIYLFVLFGSLLERIGIGQYFINVAFALLGRFKEI
- a CDS encoding CheR family methyltransferase — its product is MLFKKNNQEINNNNQTEFPLPTDIDGIDDFIKNIKVLSGVDLEPKREITIQRLEAFAKNKRIKTFKEIASIIKYNSETRQDILNLITVNETYFYRELPQLKDVITYAKELPNANILCAPCSTGDEVYSLAMIANEMGMDPKLLHIIGIDINSQAIKQANSGVYNDRNLHRLNDFQKNKFFELQNDKYSIKKHNLAKCEFKVLNVFDDSIFNIGKFDIILSRNMMIYFDDNFRLKCIERLHKILKDDGRLYTGHADLIPYTSIYKKKFGNGVTFYEKD
- the cmoA gene encoding carboxy-S-adenosyl-L-methionine synthase CmoA; protein product: MKDKIFTQPIDKQFEFDSSVASVFDDMIGRSVPFYDVSLSLIADILSKLLPSNAKLIDLGCSTATSLISIYNLRDDLRLFGVDNSDAMIQLASQKSKAYGAGIELKVCDILEYELNNFDAVLLNYTLQFIRPIKRETLVKNIYNGLNDNGIFIFSEKIIYEDKKFAKQMIEVYENYKQNQGYSRYEISQKREALENVLIPYTEEENKTLVLKAGFKRVESIFKWGNFMSFIAFK